A stretch of the Sphingobacterium thalpophilum genome encodes the following:
- a CDS encoding alpha-glucuronidase, protein MLNHWDNLDGTVERGYAGHSLWKWQELPGVISPRYREYARANASIGINAVVLNNVNASPLILRADYLEKVKTLADIFRPYGIRVFLSINFSAPALLGNLPDSDPLRPVVAGWWKDKADEIYRLIPDFGGFLVKANSEGQPGPQDYGRTHADGANMLAAALRPHRGLVLWRAFVYNPTAEDRAKQAYQEFVPLDGQFDDNVILQIKNGPIDFQPREPFNPLFGAMPKTSQMVEFQITQEYLGFSNHLVYLAPLFKETLNAQTYSRSEAGTVAGITQRGSHPVSAIAGVANIGEDRNWCGHHFAQANWYAFGRLAWNTELSSNSLAREWLSMTFSPDPALVNPLSELMVESREAVVNYMMPLGLHHIFAFEHHYGPEPWGDIPGGRPDWMPWYYHNADALGIGFDRTATGSNAVAQYRSPLREQFGQISSCPEQYLLWFHHVPWKHRMKNGRSLWDNLCYAYQQGVDQVRGFQRQWDSLEGKMDTQRFQEVQSKLKIQARDAVWWRDACLLYFQTFSKMPIPAALERPVHELDELKKIRLDLKHHN, encoded by the coding sequence ATGCTCAACCACTGGGATAATCTGGATGGCACGGTCGAGCGTGGGTATGCAGGGCATTCGCTCTGGAAATGGCAAGAGCTCCCCGGTGTAATTTCACCGCGGTACCGCGAGTATGCACGGGCAAATGCCTCGATCGGGATCAACGCGGTTGTGCTCAACAATGTCAATGCATCACCGCTGATCCTGCGTGCCGACTACCTGGAAAAGGTAAAGACTCTGGCCGATATTTTCCGGCCCTACGGGATCCGCGTGTTTCTGTCCATTAATTTTTCCGCTCCCGCACTGCTGGGAAATCTGCCGGATTCGGATCCGCTCCGTCCTGTGGTGGCAGGCTGGTGGAAGGACAAGGCCGACGAGATCTACCGGTTGATACCGGACTTTGGCGGCTTTCTGGTCAAAGCCAATTCGGAGGGGCAGCCCGGACCGCAGGACTATGGCCGTACGCATGCCGATGGAGCCAATATGCTGGCCGCAGCACTCAGACCGCACCGGGGCCTCGTGCTATGGCGGGCGTTTGTATACAACCCCACGGCGGAGGACCGGGCTAAACAGGCGTATCAGGAGTTTGTACCCCTGGATGGTCAGTTTGACGACAACGTGATCCTTCAAATCAAAAATGGGCCCATCGATTTCCAGCCGCGTGAACCGTTCAATCCGCTGTTTGGCGCGATGCCCAAAACCAGCCAGATGGTCGAATTCCAGATTACGCAGGAATACCTGGGCTTCTCCAACCACCTGGTCTACCTGGCACCCCTGTTTAAGGAAACGCTGAATGCCCAGACCTATTCCCGCTCAGAGGCTGGCACAGTAGCGGGAATAACGCAGCGGGGATCGCATCCGGTGTCGGCTATTGCGGGTGTGGCCAATATCGGTGAAGACCGCAACTGGTGCGGCCATCATTTTGCCCAGGCCAACTGGTACGCCTTTGGAAGGCTGGCCTGGAATACCGAACTGTCCAGCAATAGCCTGGCGCGGGAGTGGCTCTCGATGACCTTCTCGCCAGATCCGGCTCTGGTCAATCCGCTGTCGGAACTGATGGTGGAATCCCGAGAGGCTGTGGTCAACTATATGATGCCGCTGGGGCTGCACCATATTTTTGCTTTTGAGCATCATTATGGACCGGAGCCCTGGGGCGATATTCCCGGCGGAAGGCCGGACTGGATGCCCTGGTACTATCATAACGCGGATGCGCTGGGTATCGGATTTGACCGGACGGCCACGGGGAGCAATGCCGTAGCACAATACCGCAGTCCGCTCCGCGAGCAATTTGGCCAGATCAGCAGCTGCCCCGAACAATACCTGCTCTGGTTTCACCATGTGCCCTGGAAGCATCGCATGAAAAACGGCCGCTCCCTATGGGACAACCTCTGCTATGCGTATCAGCAGGGTGTGGATCAGGTGCGGGGTTTTCAGCGGCAATGGGATAGCCTGGAAGGGAAAATGGATACACAGCGCTTTCAGGAGGTGCAGTCCAAACTAAAAATTCAGGCGCGGGACGCGGTATGGTGGCGTGATGCCTGCCTGCTGTATTTTCAGACCTTCTCCAAGATGCCGATTCCGGCTGCACTGGAACGCCCTGTGCACGAACTGGACGAGCTGAAAAAAATCAGGCTGGATCTCAAGCATCATAATTAG
- a CDS encoding glycoside hydrolase family 43 protein: MKKQARYLFPKDYMADPSAHVFEGKIYIYPSHDRESGIAENDNGDHFDMQDYHAFSLSSVDAEATDHGRILSVGDIPWAGRQLWDSDVAHKDGKYYLYFSLKDKNDIFRLGVAVSDRPEGPFVPCPDPIRGSYSIDPCAFEDNGQHYLYFGGIWGGQLQYYRNNKLTMPGELPEAGQPALCPKVVRLSDDMLQFAEEPRDLLILDEKGQPLLQGDIDRRFFEASWMHCYQGKYYFSYSTGDSHLLCYAIGDNPYGPFTYQGVILTPVVGWTTHHSILEFEGRWYLFHHDSVPSGGRTWLRSMKVVEIDYDADGRILTVEGS; encoded by the coding sequence ATGAAAAAGCAAGCACGTTACTTATTTCCTAAAGACTATATGGCTGACCCGTCAGCGCATGTATTTGAGGGTAAAATATATATTTATCCGTCCCACGACCGTGAGAGTGGCATCGCCGAAAACGATAATGGCGACCATTTTGACATGCAGGATTACCATGCCTTTTCACTGAGCTCGGTAGATGCCGAGGCGACCGACCACGGGCGTATCCTGTCCGTGGGCGACATCCCCTGGGCGGGAAGGCAGCTCTGGGATTCGGATGTGGCGCATAAGGACGGAAAGTACTACCTCTACTTTTCGCTAAAAGACAAAAATGATATCTTCCGCCTTGGCGTGGCCGTCAGTGACCGGCCGGAGGGGCCGTTTGTGCCTTGCCCTGATCCCATCCGCGGCAGCTATAGCATCGATCCCTGCGCTTTTGAAGACAATGGACAGCACTATTTGTACTTTGGCGGTATCTGGGGCGGCCAGCTGCAGTATTACCGCAACAACAAGCTGACCATGCCCGGGGAGCTTCCGGAGGCAGGACAACCGGCGCTATGTCCCAAGGTTGTGCGCCTGTCGGACGATATGCTGCAGTTTGCCGAGGAGCCCCGGGACCTGCTGATCCTCGACGAAAAGGGCCAGCCCCTATTGCAGGGGGATATCGACCGCCGTTTTTTTGAGGCTTCGTGGATGCACTGCTATCAGGGTAAATACTATTTTTCTTATTCTACGGGCGACAGCCACCTGCTGTGCTACGCGATAGGGGACAACCCTTATGGTCCTTTTACCTATCAGGGCGTCATTCTGACGCCGGTAGTGGGCTGGACCACACACCACAGTATCCTCGAATTTGAGGGACGCTGGTATCTGTTTCACCACGATTCGGTGCCTTCGGGCGGGCGGACATGGTTGCGTAGCATGAAAGTGGTGGAGATCGACTACGATGCGGATGGTCGTATCCTAACCGTGGAGGGCAGCTGA
- a CDS encoding endo-1,4-beta-xylanase: MNTTKKLAMLIAGCMLLSGPGLLAQQAAQRGTLKAAFADKFDIGTALSLKQIYERDKKAMPLIESQFNALTAENCMKAMYLQPREGEFNFKDADRFVEYGEKHGMRLIGHTLIWHSQAPAWFFKGKDGRDVSREVLIERMRRHIHTVVSRYKGRIKGWDVVNEAILDNGEWRRSKFYDIIGEDFVRLAFQFAREADPQAQLYYNDYSMFLEGKRKGVVSMVRRLQQQGVRVDGIGMQGHLNIDHPKVSDFEDSLLAFAALGVKVMITEMDISVLPSPRQTMGAEVSTHFKYDKQLNPYAKGLPADKEQQLAQRYKDFFALFLKHRDKIDRVTVWGVTDGDSWKNNWPVPGRTDYPLLFDRNYQPKPFVQDLLDMATK; the protein is encoded by the coding sequence ATGAATACAACAAAAAAGCTGGCGATGCTGATCGCGGGATGTATGCTGCTGTCTGGGCCGGGCCTGTTGGCACAGCAGGCCGCGCAGCGCGGAACGCTAAAAGCTGCTTTTGCAGACAAATTTGACATCGGCACAGCGCTCAGCCTCAAACAGATTTATGAGCGGGACAAGAAGGCCATGCCACTGATCGAAAGTCAGTTTAACGCGCTCACCGCCGAAAATTGCATGAAAGCCATGTACCTGCAGCCCCGTGAGGGCGAGTTTAACTTCAAGGATGCCGACCGCTTTGTGGAATATGGCGAAAAGCATGGCATGCGCCTGATCGGTCATACGCTGATCTGGCATTCGCAGGCACCGGCCTGGTTTTTTAAAGGCAAAGACGGCCGGGACGTATCCCGCGAGGTGCTGATCGAACGCATGCGCAGGCATATCCATACCGTCGTGTCCCGTTACAAGGGACGGATCAAGGGCTGGGATGTGGTCAACGAGGCTATTCTCGACAACGGCGAATGGCGTAGGAGCAAGTTTTACGATATCATCGGCGAGGACTTTGTGCGCCTGGCCTTCCAGTTTGCCCGCGAGGCAGACCCTCAGGCACAGCTCTATTACAACGATTACTCCATGTTCCTGGAAGGAAAGCGGAAAGGCGTGGTCAGCATGGTCCGCCGGCTGCAGCAGCAAGGGGTCAGGGTTGATGGCATCGGCATGCAGGGCCATCTGAATATCGATCATCCGAAGGTGTCGGACTTTGAAGATAGCCTCCTGGCTTTTGCGGCCCTTGGTGTGAAGGTCATGATCACTGAAATGGATATCTCGGTGCTTCCCTCGCCGCGGCAGACCATGGGAGCCGAGGTCAGCACCCACTTCAAATACGACAAACAGCTGAACCCATACGCCAAGGGATTACCCGCGGATAAGGAACAGCAGCTGGCGCAGCGCTACAAGGACTTCTTTGCGCTGTTTCTCAAACACCGGGACAAAATCGACCGCGTCACGGTCTGGGGTGTCACAGATGGCGACTCCTGGAAAAACAACTGGCCGGTGCCCGGACGTACGGATTATCCCTTGCTGTTTGACCGCAACTATCAGCCTAAGCCTTTTGTGCAGGACTTATTGGACATGGCCACCAAATAA